In Leptospira congkakensis, one DNA window encodes the following:
- a CDS encoding AEC family transporter: MFFRRLPQFPESTPKVLNGFILFISLPSLVLYHVHELKVDATSLLPSSMPWFVFGIAIVFFLGLYKLRFLKFHTAVCLVLTAGFGNTSFVGFPLLETYLGKQSLGYGILADQLGTFMVLSFPGIILASIAMDGKWDFLTLIKRVMGFAPIYALFVAIITRQFVYPEALKLVLLRLGDTLTPLALVSVGFMLDLRTIAGHGRVLVLGLGFKLILAPLLVYWVYFPLKEDSLLFQTIVLESAMAPMVTSTVITIEKNISPHLASLMLGIGIPISFGTTYVLNFLLKGNYI; encoded by the coding sequence TTGTTTTTTCGAAGGCTTCCTCAGTTTCCAGAATCCACTCCTAAGGTGTTAAACGGATTTATCCTTTTTATTTCTTTGCCTTCTCTTGTTTTGTATCATGTCCATGAATTAAAAGTGGATGCGACTTCCCTTTTACCTTCGTCTATGCCATGGTTTGTCTTTGGGATTGCCATTGTATTTTTTCTTGGATTGTATAAACTAAGGTTTTTAAAATTTCATACAGCCGTCTGTTTGGTGTTAACTGCTGGTTTTGGAAATACATCCTTTGTTGGGTTTCCATTACTCGAAACTTACTTAGGAAAACAATCCCTTGGGTATGGAATTTTGGCAGACCAACTCGGAACTTTTATGGTTTTAAGTTTTCCCGGAATCATTTTGGCTTCGATTGCTATGGATGGAAAATGGGATTTTTTAACTCTCATCAAAAGGGTTATGGGATTTGCACCCATCTATGCATTGTTTGTTGCTATAATCACAAGACAATTTGTTTACCCTGAGGCTCTCAAACTTGTTTTACTTCGTTTGGGTGATACACTTACCCCACTTGCTCTAGTATCAGTAGGGTTTATGTTGGATTTACGAACCATAGCAGGTCACGGCAGAGTTTTGGTATTAGGACTTGGATTTAAACTCATCCTTGCACCATTACTCGTTTATTGGGTTTATTTTCCATTAAAAGAGGACTCTTTACTTTTCCAAACCATTGTTTTGGAATCGGCAATGGCTCCAATGGTCACTTCCACAGTCATCACAATTGAAAAAAATATTTCTCCCCATTTAGCAAGCCTTATGTTGGGAATCGGAATTCCTATTTCCTTTGGCACCACATACGTTCTCAACTTTTTGTTGAAAGGAAACTATATTTGA
- a CDS encoding M23 family metallopeptidase: MKKKIKEIRSVFSQDNPKIKKQIDKVKEKGHQRMTILVIPHGYDSSFHFQISHFTILFFLGLTVGLLSLAIFGIVGSSRTQTQINQLSKIYGTYFDTYITHANQLEEMKEEYSKLNESMLELFTLIDGQDDELLKIPPEDFIETAAIESLKKEEKEDKQLDVGRKYLSEIYDLRQLKHRMDNYQRLVEANYQFLYQRSDILSKSPLFNPMYSYNLTSPFGMRKSPTTGYWEYHDGLDMANATGTPIYASAPGRVVRVTYSNVGYGHHVIIQHDFGFSTLYGHCSRIYVRNGQEVKAGEQIAEVGATGNVTGPHLHYEIFISEEGKTDPEQYMQAGVY, encoded by the coding sequence ATGAAGAAAAAAATTAAAGAGATTAGGTCTGTTTTTTCACAGGACAATCCGAAAATCAAGAAACAGATTGATAAGGTGAAAGAAAAAGGTCACCAACGGATGACCATTCTTGTCATTCCACACGGGTATGATAGTTCTTTCCACTTCCAAATTTCTCATTTTACCATTCTATTTTTTTTGGGCCTAACTGTAGGTCTACTCAGTCTTGCTATCTTTGGAATTGTTGGTTCGAGTCGTACCCAAACCCAAATCAACCAACTCTCAAAAATCTACGGAACATATTTTGATACTTATATCACTCATGCCAACCAATTAGAAGAGATGAAAGAAGAGTATTCCAAACTGAATGAAAGTATGTTGGAACTCTTCACCCTCATTGATGGACAAGATGATGAACTTTTAAAAATTCCTCCAGAAGATTTTATCGAAACTGCTGCCATAGAATCACTCAAAAAAGAAGAAAAAGAAGACAAACAGTTGGACGTGGGCAGAAAGTATTTAAGCGAAATTTATGACCTGCGCCAATTGAAACACCGAATGGACAATTACCAACGTTTGGTGGAAGCAAACTATCAATTTCTATACCAACGATCCGATATTTTATCCAAGTCCCCTCTTTTTAATCCTATGTATTCCTACAATTTAACCTCTCCTTTTGGAATGAGGAAGTCACCTACCACTGGTTATTGGGAATACCATGACGGTTTGGATATGGCAAATGCAACTGGTACCCCCATTTATGCTTCGGCACCGGGCCGAGTAGTTCGAGTTACCTATTCCAATGTGGGATATGGCCACCACGTCATCATCCAGCATGATTTCGGCTTTAGTACGTTATACGGTCACTGTTCACGAATATATGTAAGGAACGGACAAGAAGTCAAAGCCGGAGAACAAATTGCCGAAGTGGGTGCTACAGGGAACGTAACAGGCCCGCACTTACATTATGAAATTTTTATTTCCGAAGAAGGAAAAACAGATCCCGAACAATATATGCAAGCAGGAGTTTACTGA
- a CDS encoding DUF4442 domain-containing protein, with protein sequence MKNVTSWKKRFKIWLYNFYPPYVGAGIRIKEIAPDFSYFRSEMRLRFYNKNYVGVHFGGSLYSMCDPFFMLILLERLGSDYIVWDKAGNMIFVKPGMGKVIAEFRISDSEIQRIKNEIDIKKKGDYQFTTDVKNEAGEVIAILEKTVYIRKRGRLPVQNG encoded by the coding sequence TTGAAGAACGTTACATCTTGGAAAAAAAGATTCAAAATTTGGTTATATAATTTTTATCCACCCTATGTAGGGGCTGGGATTCGCATCAAAGAAATTGCTCCTGACTTTTCCTATTTTCGTTCCGAAATGAGGTTACGTTTCTATAACAAAAATTATGTGGGAGTTCATTTCGGTGGCTCTTTGTATTCTATGTGTGATCCATTTTTTATGTTAATTCTATTGGAAAGATTGGGTTCCGATTACATTGTTTGGGACAAAGCCGGCAATATGATCTTTGTCAAACCAGGAATGGGAAAGGTCATTGCCGAGTTTCGCATTTCTGATTCCGAAATCCAAAGGATCAAAAACGAAATCGATATTAAGAAAAAAGGAGATTATCAATTCACCACTGATGTCAAAAACGAAGCAGGTGAAGTGATTGCGATTTTGGAAAAAACAGTTTATATTCGCAAACGGGGAAGGCTCCCCGTTCAGAATGGATAA
- a CDS encoding YceI family protein has protein sequence MNKMIFCFAFLFFGVNVFAAEVTKKNIEFFVEHTTKNVTGVCNEIQMDTPNIQVSGNSYVLRSPFEIKIPLLKIVSGDTNRDSHIQEILGYPDTPNILVKIESIKPEKDQAYTIKGKLTIHGNTKDFATDATVKPENPNSIQVEGSLVVKFSEYELENPSLLFMKAKDEIRVKYQFQIRVK, from the coding sequence ATGAATAAGATGATTTTTTGTTTTGCGTTTTTGTTCTTTGGGGTAAATGTTTTTGCTGCAGAAGTCACAAAAAAGAATATAGAATTTTTTGTAGAACATACTACCAAAAATGTAACGGGTGTTTGTAATGAAATTCAAATGGACACTCCGAATATCCAAGTTTCGGGGAATAGTTACGTTTTAAGATCTCCCTTTGAAATTAAAATTCCGCTTTTGAAAATTGTTTCTGGAGATACAAATCGTGATTCGCATATCCAGGAAATTTTGGGATATCCAGATACACCAAACATTCTTGTCAAAATTGAATCGATAAAACCGGAAAAGGATCAAGCCTACACAATTAAAGGTAAATTGACCATTCATGGAAATACCAAAGATTTTGCGACTGATGCTACAGTAAAACCAGAGAATCCCAATTCTATTCAAGTTGAGGGATCCCTTGTGGTTAAGTTTTCTGAATATGAATTAGAAAATCCGTCTCTACTTTTTATGAAAGCAAAAGATGAGATTCGGGTGAAGTATCAGTTTCAGATTCGGGTGAAGTGA
- a CDS encoding SanA/YdcF family protein, whose product MTNRATYINITLRFLSRVKWKSLFLGIVLVFGFLSFVALATNLRFWYVYQTSIHSHIPTEIPEAEVAIVPGAAVYGKTPSPILMDRLACGLDLYNTGRVKKILLSGDNGKSDYNELRPMLEFMLNHKVKPEDIFVDHAGFRTLDTLIRAKEVFLVKKAIFVSQSFFLSRAIYLGRELELELYGYECNLRTYKKETYYSFREFSARILAWWDIQWDTPPKYLGKPYPIDGSGVSTWKGSIPISSHK is encoded by the coding sequence ATGACGAACCGCGCGACCTACATAAATATAACGCTCCGATTCCTCTCAAGGGTCAAGTGGAAATCCCTATTTCTTGGGATTGTCCTTGTTTTCGGATTCTTGAGTTTTGTCGCATTGGCAACGAATTTACGATTTTGGTATGTATACCAAACTTCAATCCATTCCCATATACCGACGGAAATCCCTGAAGCAGAAGTTGCCATTGTTCCTGGTGCTGCCGTTTATGGAAAAACACCTTCCCCCATTCTTATGGATCGTTTGGCTTGTGGATTGGATTTATACAACACGGGACGAGTGAAAAAAATCTTACTCTCTGGGGACAATGGTAAGTCGGATTATAACGAACTGCGACCCATGTTGGAATTTATGTTGAATCACAAAGTAAAACCAGAAGATATTTTTGTGGATCATGCTGGGTTTCGTACACTTGATACACTGATTCGCGCGAAAGAAGTTTTTCTTGTGAAAAAAGCCATCTTCGTCAGCCAATCTTTCTTTTTATCAAGAGCCATCTATTTAGGACGAGAATTAGAACTTGAGTTATACGGTTACGAATGTAATTTAAGAACTTATAAAAAAGAAACTTATTATTCTTTCAGGGAATTTTCGGCAAGAATTCTTGCTTGGTGGGACATCCAATGGGACACTCCACCAAAATATTTAGGCAAACCATATCCTATTGATGGAAGTGGTGTTTCTACCTGGAAAGGTTCCATTCCAATTTCTTCACATAAATGA
- the vapB gene encoding type II toxin-antitoxin system antitoxin VapB encodes MNRAKLFKNGDSQAVRLPKEFRFKGKEVYIRKDGNCVIISPIDDAVDRLWKSLNDFSDDFKIDRNQPKTFDKRNSI; translated from the coding sequence ATGAATCGTGCAAAATTATTTAAAAACGGTGATAGTCAAGCCGTTAGACTTCCAAAAGAATTTCGTTTCAAAGGTAAAGAAGTCTACATCAGAAAAGACGGAAATTGCGTCATTATATCTCCGATCGACGATGCCGTTGATAGATTATGGAAATCTCTCAATGATTTTTCTGATGATTTTAAAATTGATAGGAATCAACCGAAAACTTTTGATAAGCGAAATTCTATATGA
- a CDS encoding DMT family transporter: MNLKFLLLLVLAMVSWGISWPIGKMIAGTVPVSVLVFWRFLATFLSVIPLLLVMKIPFLLKTGKDYWNVLVGGIIYTFYNQFFFMGLKNGLPGAGGVLVTTLNPIVTFFIVVLVQKKRISKRQVIGLFFGFIGGLVILQVWKISIDYLLLSGNLFFLLCSFVWAILSLNSQSTGKSMSPVTYSFYVYAVGSIIELIFCFNDPSFWKVWDEGFSFWASIFYLTVISTTFGTTVYFYAATRLGSEIASSFIFIVPLSAYLSSFLILNEVIQIPVIIGGSLAILAVYLINSKQKRKEPNL; encoded by the coding sequence TTGAACCTAAAATTTTTACTCTTACTTGTTCTCGCAATGGTATCTTGGGGAATTTCTTGGCCCATCGGTAAAATGATCGCAGGCACGGTTCCTGTTTCTGTATTAGTGTTTTGGCGATTTCTTGCTACCTTTCTATCTGTGATTCCTCTACTTCTTGTGATGAAAATTCCATTTTTACTCAAAACAGGGAAGGACTATTGGAATGTTCTTGTTGGTGGAATCATTTATACTTTTTACAATCAGTTCTTTTTTATGGGATTAAAAAATGGACTTCCTGGAGCCGGTGGAGTGCTTGTCACCACTCTCAATCCCATTGTTACTTTTTTTATCGTTGTACTCGTGCAGAAAAAACGAATTTCCAAACGCCAAGTGATAGGTTTATTTTTTGGATTTATTGGTGGACTTGTGATTTTACAAGTATGGAAGATCAGTATCGATTATTTGTTGTTATCTGGTAACTTATTCTTTTTGTTATGTTCTTTCGTTTGGGCGATCCTTTCTCTCAACAGCCAATCAACAGGAAAATCGATGTCTCCTGTGACTTATAGTTTTTATGTATATGCTGTCGGATCCATCATAGAACTCATATTTTGTTTCAATGATCCTAGTTTTTGGAAGGTATGGGACGAAGGGTTTTCCTTTTGGGCTTCTATCTTTTACTTAACAGTGATTTCGACAACCTTTGGAACTACAGTTTATTTTTATGCAGCAACTCGACTTGGATCCGAGATTGCGAGTAGTTTTATCTTCATTGTTCCTCTCTCTGCCTATTTGAGTAGTTTTTTGATTTTGAATGAAGTGATACAAATCCCAGTCATCATTGGAGGTTCCTTAGCCATCCTCGCAGTGTATCTCATCAATTCGAAACAAAAACGGAAGGAACCAAACCTTTGA
- a CDS encoding acyl-CoA dehydrogenase family protein, producing MSHHISEHPSLQPFDISEYKGVRGKNFYEIDPALQRVVHRYSESFAPDHKKAMEEHIRKYGELVGGILDELTEECHKEGKYGEVVKFDRTGKRIDFIKYSEEQKLARKISYDHGVVNLDFHPEWKYDFTHIHRYALTYLMNMNGEGGVACPLAMTDGIILALKKIGTEEQKKKYLPLVAGKGSSSHFMAGQYVTERVGGSNVSANRTIAKKLPNGKWELTGEKWFCSNPGDLWVTTAKMEGTNTVGMFLVPRIKDNGELNGHHILRKKDIIGSRGKLTVEIIYDKVEAEEFGRPGHGLVNLIRYIIKTSRLHVGLGSSGNARRSVMEASEYAKFRTAYGKKILEFPSFTKTLAEMQILQTGNCFVNFRSANLSEKGDDAAEITVPLMKYKSSSQASYITQKAILTLGGNGIIGDFSPLPRLHNDSIINETWEGTHLIIADHCLHALQKPKVYAAFQSLLDELTKSVGNHEELKTAFSVFQTKRKELEDCIKNQSKDWKDMNRVYIADVTYQVFLLAEFLEQAVYDITNKLPTKYLYFANGYAEMVRDGLEAPRQKEGVFFDPKAMETFLSF from the coding sequence ATGAGCCACCATATTTCAGAACATCCGTCTTTACAACCGTTCGATATTTCCGAATACAAGGGAGTTCGAGGTAAAAACTTTTACGAAATAGACCCCGCCTTACAAAGAGTGGTCCATCGGTATTCTGAATCCTTTGCACCTGACCATAAAAAAGCAATGGAAGAACATATCCGAAAGTATGGGGAACTCGTCGGTGGGATTTTGGATGAACTCACGGAAGAGTGCCATAAAGAAGGAAAGTATGGTGAGGTTGTTAAGTTTGATCGAACCGGAAAACGAATCGATTTTATAAAATATTCCGAAGAACAAAAATTAGCACGTAAAATTTCTTATGATCACGGTGTTGTCAATTTAGACTTTCATCCTGAATGGAAATATGATTTTACACATATTCATCGTTATGCGCTCACTTATTTAATGAATATGAATGGGGAAGGTGGTGTTGCTTGTCCTTTGGCCATGACTGATGGAATCATCTTAGCGTTGAAAAAAATTGGAACAGAAGAACAAAAGAAAAAATACCTCCCTCTTGTTGCGGGAAAGGGAAGTTCTTCTCATTTTATGGCCGGACAATATGTAACGGAAAGAGTTGGTGGAAGTAATGTTTCTGCCAATCGAACCATTGCCAAAAAACTTCCAAACGGTAAATGGGAGTTAACTGGTGAAAAATGGTTTTGTTCCAATCCTGGTGATCTTTGGGTCACAACGGCAAAGATGGAAGGAACCAATACCGTCGGTATGTTCCTTGTTCCGAGGATCAAAGACAATGGAGAACTCAATGGGCATCATATCCTACGTAAAAAAGATATCATTGGTTCTCGCGGAAAACTCACTGTAGAAATTATTTATGACAAGGTAGAAGCCGAAGAGTTTGGTCGTCCGGGTCATGGACTTGTGAATCTCATCCGTTACATCATCAAAACCTCTCGATTGCATGTGGGTCTTGGTTCCAGTGGGAATGCAAGAAGGTCAGTGATGGAAGCTTCTGAGTATGCAAAGTTTAGGACAGCTTACGGGAAAAAGATTTTAGAATTTCCTTCTTTTACAAAGACATTAGCAGAAATGCAAATTTTGCAAACTGGAAATTGTTTTGTAAACTTTAGATCAGCTAACCTTTCAGAGAAAGGTGACGATGCTGCGGAAATTACTGTTCCACTTATGAAATATAAATCTTCTTCCCAAGCAAGTTATATCACTCAAAAAGCGATCTTAACTCTGGGTGGAAACGGAATCATTGGAGATTTTTCTCCACTCCCACGGCTTCATAACGATTCCATCATCAATGAAACTTGGGAAGGAACTCATCTCATCATTGCAGACCATTGTTTGCATGCCTTACAAAAACCAAAAGTATATGCAGCCTTCCAATCTTTGTTAGATGAACTAACAAAGTCTGTTGGGAATCACGAGGAATTAAAGACCGCATTTTCAGTATTCCAAACCAAACGAAAAGAATTGGAAGATTGTATCAAAAATCAGTCTAAAGATTGGAAGGATATGAATCGTGTTTATATCGCTGATGTAACCTACCAAGTGTTTTTACTCGCAGAGTTTTTAGAGCAGGCGGTTTACGATATCACAAATAAACTCCCAACAAAGTATCTTTATTTTGCTAATGGGTACGCTGAGATGGTGCGAGACGGGTTGGAAGCACCTAGACAAAAAGAAGGAGTTTTCTTTGATCCTAAAGCCATGGAGACTTTTCTTTCTTTTTAA
- a CDS encoding molecular chaperone DnaJ, producing the protein MVQRVETKKNKQILHDVIFELQNVSESMLWFLSYDRLSELLEIRKEECLRKVYQFKASKPQMTLSGGFHEVDGDLLIDFLAWSLELDEVAEEFLRGGIFFSERPLYELRESYKTLIQKTIANHKLDRELLLLLTAATVDYDDAVDSYLMDKFEIDFFVRRSIHQFLEKFEIHPEYGAEEFLYEYLKSLIPTKILNFRDITREFRDRTYYELYGRFRETKKKKKKIVKTVSDEVKDLLAFFDLEPGAGITDVKKKFKELLKKYHPDINKKGEEMTKRIILKYNRLVELLGS; encoded by the coding sequence ATGGTCCAAAGAGTAGAAACGAAAAAAAACAAACAAATTCTGCACGATGTGATCTTCGAACTTCAGAACGTTTCTGAGTCCATGTTATGGTTTTTGTCCTACGACCGACTTTCTGAACTTTTGGAAATCAGAAAGGAAGAATGCCTTCGCAAAGTTTATCAATTCAAAGCATCAAAACCACAAATGACACTTTCCGGTGGATTCCATGAAGTGGACGGGGATCTGCTGATTGATTTTCTCGCCTGGAGTTTAGAATTAGACGAAGTCGCAGAAGAGTTCCTAAGAGGTGGGATTTTTTTTAGTGAACGTCCGTTATATGAACTTCGCGAATCTTATAAAACTCTGATCCAAAAAACAATCGCCAACCATAAATTAGATAGGGAACTTCTATTACTTCTGACAGCGGCCACTGTGGATTACGATGATGCGGTTGATTCTTATCTCATGGATAAATTCGAAATTGATTTTTTTGTGAGACGTTCCATCCATCAATTTTTAGAAAAATTCGAAATCCATCCAGAATACGGAGCAGAAGAATTTTTATATGAATATTTAAAAAGTCTGATTCCCACAAAAATTCTTAACTTCCGCGATATCACTCGCGAATTCAGAGACAGAACCTATTACGAGTTATATGGTAGATTTCGAGAAACCAAAAAGAAAAAGAAAAAAATTGTAAAAACAGTTTCTGATGAAGTAAAAGACTTACTTGCGTTTTTCGATTTAGAACCTGGTGCCGGCATCACCGATGTAAAAAAGAAGTTCAAAGAACTATTAAAAAAATACCATCCCGATATCAATAAAAAAGGGGAAGAGATGACCAAACGAATCATCTTAAAATACAATCGTTTGGTGGAGTTATTAGGAAGTTAA
- the ligA gene encoding NAD-dependent DNA ligase LigA — MPKKENPAKRVAELRKEIQKHNDLYYKKNTPKISDKEFDLLVKELQALEKANPDLVVASSPTLQVGSDLSPQFSKFKHKVPVLSLENTYNETELSEWLEKTGIDELYSLEWKIDGASILLYYENGKLTHCVTRGSGGIGDIVTENVKTIESIPQTLSTPLTISVRGEIFMTFADFEEFNEEYGGKFANPRNLAAGSIKQKDPQDVAKRPLRIYVYDMYFSSSRKGINKHKDIITLLKKEKFPLAPDTNVISGKTLLKEIESFRKKKDKMPFPVDGLVIKLDDLNLRESLGETSQSPRWARAFKFDALLKETTIEEIDFAIGRTGKITPRAKVTPISLAGTTVTYATLHNQDYIDQLGAGIGAKVLISKRGEIIPAVEKVTVPPKSVFVLPKECPACKTKLTKVDDSVDFFCTNRNCPERKLNQLIFFCSKKQMNIEGLGERQIQIFFEKGWVKDIPDLYTLNKYKDTILELDGFGEKSVKIIFDAIEKSKEKDFRFTLPSIGLNEVGPKVTEILIENGFESWEKLVALSKSKNAEEELTSIHGIGPRTVDALLAHLKDKETLKLVKSLIGLGLKFQADETEKSDIQPFVGQSWCVTGSFENFQPRDVAMDLITKHGGKKVSGVSSKTTHLLYGPGAGSKLDKATELGVKLVSETEFLSLLKKEGIPLP, encoded by the coding sequence TTGCCTAAGAAAGAAAACCCTGCCAAACGAGTTGCAGAACTTCGCAAAGAGATCCAAAAACATAACGATCTCTATTATAAAAAAAACACACCTAAAATTTCAGACAAAGAGTTTGATCTTTTAGTTAAAGAGTTACAAGCTCTTGAAAAAGCGAACCCTGATTTGGTGGTCGCATCTTCTCCCACTTTACAAGTAGGATCAGATCTTTCTCCGCAATTCAGTAAATTCAAACATAAAGTTCCCGTTTTATCTTTAGAAAATACATATAACGAAACGGAACTCTCCGAATGGTTAGAAAAAACAGGTATCGACGAACTTTATTCCTTGGAATGGAAAATTGATGGCGCCTCTATCTTGTTATACTATGAAAATGGAAAACTCACACATTGTGTGACAAGAGGTTCCGGTGGCATCGGGGACATTGTTACCGAAAATGTCAAAACCATTGAATCCATTCCGCAAACACTTTCCACACCACTAACCATTTCAGTCCGAGGGGAAATTTTTATGACCTTCGCTGATTTTGAAGAATTCAACGAAGAGTATGGCGGGAAGTTCGCCAATCCTAGAAATTTAGCAGCCGGATCCATCAAACAAAAAGACCCGCAAGATGTCGCCAAACGTCCATTACGAATATACGTTTATGATATGTATTTTTCTTCTTCCCGAAAAGGAATCAACAAACATAAAGACATCATCACTTTATTAAAAAAAGAAAAGTTCCCCCTAGCACCTGATACCAACGTTATCTCTGGAAAAACCCTTCTCAAGGAAATTGAATCCTTCCGCAAAAAAAAAGACAAAATGCCATTCCCTGTGGATGGACTTGTGATCAAATTAGATGACCTAAACCTTCGCGAAAGTTTAGGAGAAACAAGCCAGTCCCCACGTTGGGCTCGCGCTTTCAAATTTGATGCCTTACTCAAAGAAACCACCATTGAAGAAATCGATTTTGCCATTGGAAGGACAGGAAAAATTACACCGAGAGCCAAAGTGACACCTATTTCTCTTGCCGGAACCACTGTCACCTACGCCACCTTACACAACCAAGACTATATCGACCAACTGGGTGCAGGAATTGGTGCAAAAGTTCTCATCTCCAAACGTGGCGAAATCATTCCTGCGGTTGAAAAAGTAACGGTTCCTCCCAAATCAGTTTTTGTATTACCAAAAGAATGCCCGGCCTGTAAAACCAAACTAACCAAGGTAGACGACTCCGTTGATTTTTTCTGCACCAATCGGAATTGTCCCGAACGCAAACTGAACCAACTCATTTTCTTTTGTTCTAAAAAACAAATGAATATCGAAGGCCTCGGAGAAAGACAAATTCAAATCTTTTTTGAAAAAGGTTGGGTCAAAGACATTCCCGACTTATACACACTCAACAAATACAAAGACACCATACTTGAGTTAGATGGCTTTGGTGAAAAATCTGTAAAAATTATTTTTGACGCAATAGAAAAATCCAAAGAAAAAGATTTTCGATTCACCTTACCTTCCATAGGCCTAAATGAAGTTGGACCCAAAGTCACAGAAATCCTTATTGAAAATGGATTTGAATCTTGGGAAAAACTAGTCGCACTCTCTAAATCCAAAAATGCGGAAGAGGAGTTAACCTCTATTCATGGAATCGGCCCAAGAACCGTTGATGCTTTACTCGCCCATCTAAAAGACAAAGAAACATTAAAACTCGTCAAATCCCTGATTGGACTCGGCCTAAAATTCCAAGCAGACGAAACCGAAAAAAGCGATATACAACCGTTTGTTGGTCAAAGTTGGTGTGTGACTGGAAGTTTCGAAAACTTCCAACCTCGTGATGTCGCGATGGATCTCATCACCAAACACGGTGGCAAAAAAGTTTCTGGCGTTTCTTCCAAAACCACTCACCTCCTCTATGGCCCCGGTGCCGGCTCAAAACTTGACAAAGCCACAGAACTTGGAGTGAAACTTGTTTCAGAAACAGAGTTCTTGAGCCTTTTGAAGAAAGAAGGAATCCCTTTACCGTAA
- the vapC gene encoding type II toxin-antitoxin system tRNA(fMet)-specific endonuclease VapC, which produces MNQYLLDTNICIYIINQKPEIVYQKLKKISLDNIFISAVSEFELRYGVEKSQKSEQNQKTLNEFLGFLNIIPFDSESASIAGSIRTKLEKKGEIIGPYDLLIASQAIANDIILVTNNEKEFKRIKELKIENWFN; this is translated from the coding sequence ATGAATCAGTATTTGTTAGATACAAATATTTGCATTTATATCATTAACCAAAAGCCTGAAATCGTTTATCAAAAATTAAAAAAAATAAGCCTGGATAACATTTTTATTTCTGCTGTCTCTGAGTTTGAACTTAGATATGGAGTTGAAAAAAGTCAAAAATCAGAACAAAATCAAAAAACTCTTAATGAATTTCTGGGATTTCTAAATATCATTCCTTTCGACTCTGAATCTGCTTCTATAGCTGGATCAATAAGAACAAAACTAGAAAAAAAGGGAGAAATTATAGGTCCCTACGACTTACTCATAGCTTCTCAAGCTATCGCAAATGATATTATACTAGTTACAAATAATGAAAAAGAATTTAAGAGAATTAAAGAACTTAAAATCGAAAATTGGTTTAACTAG